In Verrucomicrobiota bacterium, the following are encoded in one genomic region:
- a CDS encoding transposase → MTGVASPEPHLGWYSRGYLPHWDHPGMIQTITYRLHDSLPADLVRKWRVELGLTRKLGEPTLHSAAEAELRKRMANYEDAGHGACWLRDERVALIVEQAMLHFDGRRYRLLAWCVMPNHVHAMIETVEGISLSDVLHSWKSYTANQANAVLGRQGEFWQREYHDRYIRDAEHYAKALHYIEENPVKSGLVKQAVEWSFSSVHYRNTPISPGSAGILPAVQPPAPSIYQRSSDCSLEIESSQQNSRQDAGAPRNNDHGM, encoded by the coding sequence CCGGAATGATCCAAACCATCACCTACCGGCTTCATGATTCGCTGCCCGCTGATTTGGTTCGGAAATGGAGAGTCGAGCTGGGGTTGACCCGCAAGTTGGGAGAACCAACGTTGCATTCAGCCGCCGAGGCTGAACTTCGGAAACGAATGGCAAACTACGAGGATGCCGGGCATGGTGCCTGCTGGTTGCGCGATGAGCGGGTGGCCCTGATTGTCGAGCAGGCCATGCTTCACTTCGATGGTCGTCGTTATCGTCTGCTGGCTTGGTGCGTGATGCCCAATCATGTGCATGCGATGATTGAAACGGTGGAAGGCATTTCCTTGTCCGATGTGCTGCATTCGTGGAAATCGTACACGGCCAACCAGGCAAACGCGGTGCTGGGACGCCAAGGGGAATTTTGGCAACGCGAGTATCATGACCGCTATATTCGCGATGCCGAACATTACGCCAAGGCCCTCCACTACATTGAAGAAAATCCGGTGAAATCAGGATTAGTGAAGCAGGCCGTTGAGTGGAGCTTTAGCAGTGTGCATTATCGCAACACGCCAATCTCACCTGGGAGCGCCGGCATCCTGCCGGCAGTTCAACCGCCCGCGCCAAGCATTTACCAGCGGAGCAGTGACTGCTCCCTAGAAATTGAAAGCAGCCAGCAGAATAGCCGGCAGGATGCCGGCGCTCCCAGGAATAACGACCATGGAATGTGA